AGCCGTTGATCCTATTGCATCTTTTggacttcttgaagaagtctAAAATCTTAGTTTTTGTTAAGTCTAACGAGGCCTCCATGCGGTTAGCATGTCTGCTGAATATCATGATAGGGAAAGGTTTAGGTCAGCAGCATGCCATTCAAACAATTAATTCTAACAGCAGCAAAGCAGAGAATAAAAGGCTTGTCGCTGAGTTTGCTAGGGCGCACTGCAGGCTCCAAAATAGGATCCTAATTACCACTGATTTAATGTCTAGAGGTATCGACATCAACGACATCTCAGACGTAATCAACTACGACCCACCCATATCATCCCAACAGTACGTTCATCGTTGTGGGAGAACGGCCAGAGCTCATTCGGACGGTAATGCTTACAACTTCCTGGTAGGAAAAGGTGAGAAAGATTTCTGGGAGCATcatattgatgaagatctAAGTCGAGACGTAACTGCACCTGCACCAAAAGATTGGAATGAAGGTCCAGCGCCCTCGGAAAGCACCGAGGATAATGGGAAGGCGTTGATTTCGATCTCCGACGAAGAGGAACAAACCTACAAGGAATCTCTGGTAGCACTTAAAGACAAAGCGACGGGCAAGTCGTCAGAAACCTGAGAACTTGCGAAACGTTTTTGCAAGAGACTAATTTAATTCACAGGCTTAGTAGTAGTAATATGAATAATGCCCAACAATTTTGGGCATTTATCTTTTTTAGTTTCTTTCAGTTCTTGTATTTACTGTCACCTCGAGTTTTCGGATCAACTTATATGTGAAGTTAGCCTACGCATAAGTGAATTCAGGCCTATTAGCACAATAGGAGTGATCCAATTTTGTTTAAAGCAGTGAACGCTTACGTTGCCCTGGCTGGCAATGAGCCCCAGCAAGTATATTTTAACTCCACCGGATGATCTGCATCCTTATGTGCAGCCAAGTGAGGACCAGCTACGCCCAGAGTACCCAGATTTCGAACCTTGGGAACATAAAAAGGAGGAGGACCAGATCCTGTTGAATTTTGTCGCCAAAGGTTACTATTCCACCTCTAAAGTGAACTTTGAAAGCATATCAGCACGCTCGTCACTGCCTGAATCACTGCCAAAACTGTCAGATCGACTGGCAGATCAGTTCTCCCGAGTATTACGCATACGAGAGCAGGAAATTAATCGAATTCCAGCTACCAATGGCGGTTCTCATGCCCCTTTTAGCGATTTAAGTGGACCAGGCTTTCAACTGCCGAGTCGAGTTACTTTGACCGAACATCGTCGGGAGATTTGGTTACAAGAGTTAAGCTCACCATACGTTTCACTGCCTAAACTGTCTATGCATATCCCACATGGCTTGAAACGACGCCAGATACTGGAGCAATGCTGTGCGAAACAAATACCTTTGAAGAGAGCCATATGGCTAATCAAATGCTGCTACTCCATGGAGTGGAAAGTGAGAAATTCCAAACAGAGACTAACGGAAAAGGCATCGGATGTAGATTTGCAATTAACCAAAGAATGGACTGATAATTTCGTTTACATATTGGAAAAGCTTATTTTTGAAATGGTGCAGTACGATAATGATCCACTGCAATTAAAACGTTGGAAAAGCGAAGTAGGGTACTTTTTGAAACTCCTTGGAAATTGCTATACCCTTCGTCTCATAGACAAGGAAACGTTTCATCACTGGTTAGTTGAATTTGGTGCCAAAGTCAGAAACCTAGagtttcttcctctgacGCTGCATATCCTAACAATATTTTGGGATGATATATGTCAGCCCACAGAAGACGTTAGAACGGCACCTCAGGGAGTCTTTCTTGTCTCTAAAGTCGCTGAAATGCTTTTGAATAAATACCATTCTATTTCCCACAGCAAATCAATGAtaaatgatgaaaaatacatcatcaatgatatcaagaagaacggAATGATCAAGAACTCACTTAAATCCATCATCAGCTTGCTTATTCGCAAGCTCTTCCAGAGCAGCTCTCTGGAAGCATTTATTTTCCCTAATCCAAGTTGGGATATTTATAAACCAATTCTGGAGGAAGTAATCGGTACTATTTCATCAAACGAGAATTCTGATGTTGCCATCGAGGTTCGCAAAAAGCTGGAGCTTATCAGTTACCGAAATGAATCATTAGCACTGAAAAATACTGGCCCCGCAAAACCTGCAGGCCGTGGTGAACAATTAGAAGATATATACAACAGTGGATCCATTTTGAAATTAAACGCTGTTGATGTTGAGCTAACTCAAAGATTGGACGATAATCCGGTGGACTTTGATTGGACATCTTACCTAGAAAAGAATATGTTAAATGTCACCGAGATTCGGCAACTCGTTTTGTGGGCGATACACCCATCGAGAGCGACGCATTACGAAGCCAATCAACTTGTAGCCAAAATAATACTCCTTAAAGTTAACACTGTCGATGTGTTCCAGGAGTATGCTATTGAGGACATCATTTGGTCGCTAGTATTCCAATTGGCAAAGCTaacagatcaagaaaggTCCATGACCATCGACCTTTCTTCGCTCTATCGCTTACTAAATTTGCTGATAACTTATGGAATTTTAAAGGTCCCAACATACATCAGAAAGCTCATAAGCTCCGGTATTCTATATCTACCAGAGTCTAATGATAAGTTCATGCATTGCAATGTGCTAATAAACCTGAAGATATCTCccctgatgaagaatcaGTACAATCTGGTACTGAGAAACGTTATGGAATATGATGCCACCTTTTTCCTCGAGTACAACTTTGACCAATTGGTGCAAAAGACAGAAGAATTTAAAGAAGTCATATTAAACAAAAATGATGCGACAAAAACTGACTTTCCACTAAGCATTAAAATTATGACTGCGGAGTGGTACTTGAACGCATTGTGCTCCGGAAATCCCTCTGCGGTTGATAAAGTGACGTTAGTCAGAAACTTCCAAGTATTTTGCTTCCACTTAGATGCATTTCACTACTTTTACAAATGGATTGAGTTTGTTGTTTATCACCAATTGCTTAGCAACATTGAAGCTTTAGAAGCTTTGATGGATATTCTGCTTTGCTACGGAAAGCTATTCTCTCAATTTATCAATGATCATATTCTGTTCACGAAGACATTCATTTTCATGTACACAAAGgttctcaaaatcaaagaTGGTAATTCTTATGCTGTAACTTCGCTCATGCCTTTCTGGAGGTTCTTCATGAAGAACTTCTCCGTGGCTTTGAATATTGACGAAGACTTGAGTAGCGAATTCTCAGCTGTAtgtgaggaagagaaaaccAAAGGTGAAAAGTTCAGCAAAAGCAAGCAACAAGCACTAGATTTGTATCAAGCATTCAGCGCAACTGGCTCGAAGACGGCGACTTGGAGCTTTCCAGAAATTTTCCAAACAAGCTTGCGAGGCTTCTTGATAACCAAAAATAAaccaattgatcaaaagCGTTATAGATATGATTTGCTATTATTAATGAATGCTGGAGTGAAAGACTACAACAAATTCATGGCAATATATTTGAAAAAACGAAACTTCGAACAAGCAGATC
Above is a genomic segment from Torulaspora globosa chromosome 1, complete sequence containing:
- the SRB8 gene encoding Srb8p (ancestral locus Anc_6.356); amino-acid sequence: MSPSKYILTPPDDLHPYVQPSEDQLRPEYPDFEPWEHKKEEDQILLNFVAKGYYSTSKVNFESISARSSLPESLPKLSDRLADQFSRVLRIREQEINRIPATNGGSHAPFSDLSGPGFQLPSRVTLTEHRREIWLQELSSPYVSLPKLSMHIPHGLKRRQILEQCCAKQIPLKRAIWLIKCCYSMEWKVRNSKQRLTEKASDVDLQLTKEWTDNFVYILEKLIFEMVQYDNDPLQLKRWKSEVGYFLKLLGNCYTLRLIDKETFHHWLVEFGAKVRNLEFLPLTLHILTIFWDDICQPTEDVRTAPQGVFLVSKVAEMLLNKYHSISHSKSMINDEKYIINDIKKNGMIKNSLKSIISLLIRKLFQSSSLEAFIFPNPSWDIYKPILEEVIGTISSNENSDVAIEVRKKLELISYRNESLALKNTGPAKPAGRGEQLEDIYNSGSILKLNAVDVELTQRLDDNPVDFDWTSYLEKNMLNVTEIRQLVLWAIHPSRATHYEANQLVAKIILLKVNTVDVFQEYAIEDIIWSLVFQLAKLTDQERSMTIDLSSLYRLLNLLITYGILKVPTYIRKLISSGILYLPESNDKFMHCNVLINLKISPLMKNQYNLVLRNVMEYDATFFLEYNFDQLVQKTEEFKEVILNKNDATKTDFPLSIKIMTAEWYLNALCSGNPSAVDKVTLVRNFQVFCFHLDAFHYFYKWIEFVVYHQLLSNIEALEALMDILLCYGKLFSQFINDHILFTKTFIFMYTKVLKIKDGNSYAVTSLMPFWRFFMKNFSVALNIDEDLSSEFSAVCEEEKTKGEKFSKSKQQALDLYQAFSATGSKTATWSFPEIFQTSLRGFLITKNKPIDQKRYRYDLLLLMNAGVKDYNKFMAIYLKKRNFEQADLICLVSAKLLSFEQIHNVLGTEIVLSLLSIEAYQYGLHFEYHKEQFIRSNFKTVLAACQTNLSEHYTLLLNLLLKFGTDSKVASISNKAIVMMLSNNPSSANHIMEDLLFHGPNRTDSNDDSTLEEHHGSEIYEMLNFTNLWIFQAYTSYQVEVISSTDATQLESFLFDIIDRSGSNCLCANIFDKIASANTMLSIINIFERDFFQKCLLNQHPNDTYSNIVIEIITSLSQKFHNEVKISGENFELLQKVLDLYSEFDEESLKPHEFQFEITLKLLTIHQASVFHQVMLSMQNRNITQADRLINRLFTLFDEIITDLRLKLMLYEILNSLKSYCIYISTTSTGFETPKRLLSLPPFQISSFTKNGSAKLEDNKELKLGLVMAKPAPEDESNRWFIFDKDANEYSCKLRNKPYHLIANFQTESTSCFNNSCLNLSLFNTCFEKKNPS